In one window of Fodinibius salicampi DNA:
- the argJ gene encoding bifunctional glutamate N-acetyltransferase/amino-acid acetyltransferase ArgJ encodes MLNNITHVRGFKCWGAHMGIKSKRRDIALIYSEVPATAAAVFTQNVFCAEPVKLSREHIKGGKAQAFIINSGNANACTGEEGWKGAVAMAETTAELLGIPKESVQVASTGLIGEPFPTEKVLDGIRECVKKLSDREMAGSLAANAILTTDTYAKEGFTSFDINGTNINMAGIAKGSGMIHPNMGTMLGFITCDIAISQSLLDEALRSAVNKTFNMITVDGDTSTNDMVGIMCNGMAGNEKITEKDKNYEKFYNNLEELCTHLAKLIVSDGEGSTKLIEYQVRQAATEEKARKIIRTVSDSSLVKTAVFGSDPNWGRIVGAAGRAGVSFDPDKLDLYIGSNAENSVQILKNGQPIKEARSEVKEAMKNSNIVIILDLNEGSVSATGWGPDLSYEYIRINAEYTT; translated from the coding sequence ATGCTGAATAATATTACTCACGTTCGAGGTTTTAAGTGTTGGGGCGCTCACATGGGCATTAAATCCAAACGGAGAGATATTGCCCTCATCTATTCCGAAGTACCCGCGACGGCTGCGGCTGTATTCACCCAAAACGTATTTTGCGCTGAACCAGTGAAGCTAAGCCGCGAGCATATAAAAGGTGGCAAGGCCCAGGCTTTCATCATTAATTCAGGAAATGCAAATGCCTGTACCGGCGAAGAAGGATGGAAAGGGGCTGTAGCGATGGCGGAAACGACGGCAGAGCTTCTTGGTATCCCAAAAGAAAGTGTTCAGGTTGCTTCTACCGGACTTATCGGAGAACCCTTCCCGACCGAAAAAGTGCTGGATGGAATTCGCGAGTGCGTAAAAAAACTATCTGATCGTGAAATGGCGGGATCTCTGGCGGCCAACGCTATTTTAACAACCGACACCTACGCCAAAGAAGGATTCACTTCCTTTGATATCAACGGGACGAACATTAATATGGCCGGGATAGCTAAAGGATCCGGTATGATTCATCCGAATATGGGCACTATGCTGGGCTTTATTACTTGCGATATTGCTATCTCCCAAAGCCTATTGGATGAAGCACTCCGCAGTGCCGTCAACAAAACATTTAACATGATTACCGTTGACGGGGACACCTCCACAAACGATATGGTGGGCATTATGTGCAACGGGATGGCTGGCAATGAAAAAATAACCGAAAAGGACAAAAACTACGAGAAATTCTATAATAATCTGGAAGAGCTTTGTACTCATCTGGCCAAGTTGATCGTTTCTGATGGTGAGGGATCCACCAAGTTGATTGAGTATCAGGTACGACAGGCGGCTACCGAAGAGAAGGCGCGAAAGATCATACGGACCGTTTCCGATTCAAGCCTGGTTAAAACGGCTGTATTCGGTTCCGATCCCAATTGGGGTCGAATTGTCGGAGCTGCCGGACGTGCAGGGGTAAGTTTTGATCCCGATAAACTTGACCTGTATATCGGTTCAAATGCCGAGAACAGCGTGCAAATTCTTAAAAATGGGCAACCTATAAAAGAAGCCCGCTCCGAGGTCAAAGAAGCAATGAAGAATTCGAATATCGTCATAATCCTTGATCTCAACGAAGGATCGGTTAGCGCTACAGGATGGGGACCTGACCTTTCTTATGAATATATCCGTATCAATGCCGAATATACTACCTAA
- a CDS encoding mandelate racemase/muconate lactonizing enzyme family protein codes for MENSDNKYSRRSFLSKGVLGAGALAAAPFAGMGKELESAVKNTKKYSRPSDLEITDLKVGYIRGGSHLFVKIYTNQDIVGHGEGADAVRGTDQLVLGWGRRLKGRNPLNVHRLFYEIRRSGVFGGAQSGMYLAALAAVETALWDLAGKALEVPVYQMLGGKFRDRVRVYMDTALYQSSQPSPQDFAENAQTAVDYGMTAVKFDLDQANDPNRWDRYNWTASQGEVERMYNQIAAAREQVGPDVDLCCDMHGRYDLPSAKQIARKLEPLNLMWLEDPIPAENPEAYKYIQEETTTPLCTGENLYLANDFRELFEIGAIDMIMPDLQKCGGLGEGQRIANLAQLYYIPFAPHMVSSYLGAMACAHVCASVPNFMIMEWQIYFHEDEMFKEIVDFEGSMVDEDGYLPVSEKPGIGVEINEEGMRKYATEGYPFFE; via the coding sequence ATGGAAAATTCAGACAATAAGTATTCCCGAAGGTCTTTTTTATCTAAGGGTGTGCTGGGAGCGGGAGCGCTTGCAGCGGCACCCTTTGCCGGTATGGGCAAGGAGCTGGAAAGTGCTGTGAAAAATACGAAAAAATACTCCCGCCCCTCTGATCTCGAGATCACCGATCTAAAGGTAGGGTACATTCGCGGCGGCAGCCATCTTTTTGTCAAGATCTATACCAATCAGGATATCGTTGGCCATGGTGAAGGGGCCGATGCTGTTCGTGGAACCGATCAACTTGTATTAGGATGGGGAAGGAGATTAAAGGGGCGAAATCCTTTAAATGTGCATCGTCTGTTTTACGAGATACGGAGAAGTGGGGTTTTTGGCGGCGCTCAATCGGGGATGTATCTGGCAGCCCTGGCAGCGGTGGAAACGGCTCTGTGGGATCTGGCAGGTAAAGCGTTGGAAGTTCCGGTATATCAAATGCTGGGTGGAAAATTTCGCGACCGGGTACGGGTGTATATGGATACGGCTCTGTATCAGTCGAGTCAGCCTTCTCCCCAGGATTTTGCAGAAAATGCCCAAACGGCTGTGGATTACGGAATGACGGCTGTTAAATTTGATCTGGATCAAGCCAATGATCCAAATAGGTGGGACCGGTATAACTGGACGGCCAGCCAGGGAGAAGTGGAACGAATGTATAACCAGATTGCGGCTGCCCGCGAACAGGTGGGGCCCGATGTTGACCTCTGTTGCGATATGCACGGTCGTTATGATCTTCCCTCGGCCAAACAAATAGCCCGTAAATTGGAGCCCCTGAATTTAATGTGGCTGGAGGATCCAATTCCGGCCGAAAATCCTGAGGCGTACAAGTATATCCAGGAGGAAACCACTACCCCTTTGTGTACCGGGGAGAATCTATATCTCGCTAATGACTTTCGCGAGCTTTTTGAGATCGGAGCCATTGACATGATTATGCCGGACCTGCAGAAGTGCGGGGGGCTGGGAGAAGGGCAGCGGATCGCTAATCTTGCCCAACTCTATTACATTCCCTTTGCACCACATATGGTGTCTTCCTACCTGGGGGCGATGGCTTGTGCACATGTCTGCGCCTCTGTGCCTAATTTTATGATCATGGAGTGGCAGATCTATTTCCACGAAGATGAAATGTTCAAGGAAATCGTTGATTTTGAGGGCTCGATGGTTGATGAGGATGGATATCTGCCGGTATCCGAAAAGCCCGGTATTGGGGTAGAGATTAATGAAGAAGGAATGCGCAAGTATGCTACGGAGGGATATCCCTTTTTTGAATAA
- a CDS encoding bile acid:sodium symporter family protein, giving the protein MNLLYKILRFVSLICFGLIFVLLMLGYSSGIIGIFVVAMFIALAIGVRGTDTIFKDFAFSIWVFASVAAAMFYPGYFTELRGFELSALIVPLIQIIMFGMGTSLSIQDFVEVVKMPKGVLIGLLCQFTIMPVLGITLALSFGFSAEIAAGIVLIGSSPGGVASNVMVYIAEANLALSVTLTAVGTLLAPILTPSLMQLLAGQFVPINFLEMMWSIINMIILPVVLGILFNRYLHGKAKWLDDIMPTISMTAIVVILGIMTAGGRDSILTLGFLIILAGILHNLSGYFLGYWGCRLFGMDEKSCRTIAFEVGMQNAGMASGIAVEMGKIATVGVPSVIFGSWMNVSGSALANWWRRKTLVDEAEQDHIAEEGQ; this is encoded by the coding sequence ATGAATCTACTGTACAAGATTTTACGATTTGTAAGCCTTATTTGCTTTGGGTTGATATTTGTGCTGTTAATGTTGGGTTACAGTTCGGGAATAATTGGGATATTTGTTGTTGCCATGTTTATAGCCTTGGCAATAGGAGTTCGGGGCACGGATACGATATTCAAAGATTTCGCCTTTTCCATTTGGGTATTTGCTTCTGTAGCAGCGGCTATGTTTTATCCAGGGTATTTTACTGAACTTCGTGGTTTTGAGTTGAGTGCTCTTATTGTGCCACTTATCCAGATTATTATGTTTGGCATGGGGACCTCGTTGAGTATTCAGGATTTTGTGGAGGTAGTAAAGATGCCCAAAGGAGTTTTGATTGGACTTCTTTGCCAGTTTACGATTATGCCCGTTCTCGGAATTACGTTGGCTCTGAGTTTTGGATTTTCTGCGGAAATAGCAGCCGGTATCGTATTGATAGGTTCTTCTCCCGGAGGAGTTGCTTCAAATGTGATGGTTTATATTGCCGAGGCAAATTTGGCTCTGTCGGTCACCTTAACAGCTGTCGGTACCTTGTTGGCTCCTATACTCACTCCATCACTTATGCAGCTCTTGGCCGGACAATTTGTCCCCATCAACTTTTTGGAGATGATGTGGAGTATCATCAATATGATTATTCTGCCTGTTGTGCTTGGCATTTTGTTTAATCGCTATCTGCACGGCAAAGCCAAATGGCTGGATGACATCATGCCCACTATTTCAATGACGGCCATTGTCGTAATTCTTGGCATTATGACGGCTGGAGGTCGGGATTCCATTCTAACACTCGGATTTCTGATTATTCTGGCAGGCATACTCCATAATTTATCCGGTTACTTTTTGGGCTATTGGGGATGCCGCCTGTTTGGAATGGATGAAAAGTCATGCCGTACCATCGCCTTTGAGGTTGGTATGCAAAATGCCGGAATGGCGTCGGGTATTGCTGTTGAAATGGGTAAGATCGCAACAGTTGGGGTGCCATCTGTCATTTTTGGTTCATGGATGAATGTTTCAGGTTCCGCTCTTGCAAATTGGTGGCGTCGCAAGACACTGGTTGATGAGGCGGAACAGGACCATATTGCAGAGGAAGGACAGTAA
- the argB gene encoding acetylglutamate kinase — protein sequence MEITETYNASLVKKLQNQIVLIKYGGNAMRDDNVKRNVISDIITLRDNGIIPVIVHGGGLAIKKLLDEVDVESEFIEGHRKTDSRTMGYVEMALSGSVNSEIVRMINAAGHKAVGISGKDGGMVTAQKRVHKLTVDCKEQEVDLGHVGDVKQINTALVKTLIKSDYIPVISPVASGEDNRDYNINADMFAGHMAGALDAACYIALTNVDGLLTDKDDPKSLVKDITLEKAEAEMGKTIVGGMIPKVESCIIALKGGVESARIINGTKKRSILEELFTEGRSGTLISKET from the coding sequence TTGGAAATAACGGAAACTTATAACGCTTCACTTGTTAAGAAGCTGCAGAATCAGATCGTGCTTATTAAATACGGCGGTAACGCTATGAGAGATGATAATGTAAAGAGGAATGTTATCTCTGATATCATAACGCTCAGGGATAACGGGATAATACCAGTTATTGTGCACGGTGGCGGACTTGCTATCAAAAAGCTGCTGGATGAGGTAGACGTAGAATCGGAATTTATTGAAGGTCACCGCAAGACTGACAGCCGGACAATGGGATATGTGGAAATGGCCCTAAGTGGCAGTGTCAATTCAGAGATCGTTAGGATGATCAATGCCGCCGGACATAAGGCTGTGGGAATATCCGGTAAGGATGGAGGCATGGTTACAGCACAAAAACGCGTCCATAAGCTAACGGTGGACTGTAAAGAACAGGAAGTTGATCTCGGTCATGTTGGTGATGTTAAACAGATTAATACGGCCCTTGTGAAAACACTTATTAAATCAGATTATATTCCTGTAATTTCACCTGTAGCCTCCGGCGAAGACAACCGTGATTATAATATTAACGCCGATATGTTTGCTGGACACATGGCGGGCGCCTTAGATGCTGCATGTTATATTGCCCTGACCAATGTTGATGGCCTGCTTACTGACAAAGATGATCCAAAATCACTTGTAAAAGATATTACGTTGGAAAAAGCCGAGGCTGAAATGGGAAAGACCATCGTAGGTGGAATGATTCCCAAGGTAGAATCTTGTATAATTGCACTGAAGGGTGGCGTGGAGTCAGCTCGTATTATCAATGGAACCAAAAAGCGGAGTATCTTAGAGGAACTTTTTACAGAAGGGCGTTCCGGCACGCTCATCAGTAAGGAAACTTGA
- a CDS encoding aspartate aminotransferase family protein → MPDHAQEIANDYHVDLYGRYPLTLTEGKGIYVKATNGKEYLDALAGIAVNSVGHCHPRVVKAIQDQAAKLIHISNFYYSEPQSELVKLLAEVSGLDRAFLCNSGAEAVEGSIKLARKYASTKEKKGSIISMKNCFHGRTLGTIAMGKEKYQKGFGPLPGGFEQVPENDISAIKSKIDDETIGVIIEPIQGEGGIHQIESTYLKEVRALCDQHDALLILDEIQCGIGRTGKMFAYQHYDIKPDIIASAKALGGGFPIGAVIAQEKVASAISHGEHGTTYGGNPLACAASLAALNTIIDNDLAEQATEKGEYFMDKVRTVAKDWDAIKEVRGKGLMIGVELNFEGGKVVEEMMERGVLSNCASDTVMRIVPPLIITKDELDKIFDVLVESIKEVEKEHAKA, encoded by the coding sequence ATGCCAGATCACGCACAGGAAATTGCAAATGATTATCATGTTGATCTCTACGGAAGATATCCTCTAACTCTCACCGAAGGGAAAGGGATTTATGTTAAGGCAACAAATGGCAAAGAGTACCTGGATGCCCTGGCCGGCATTGCCGTGAACAGCGTAGGGCATTGTCATCCCAGGGTTGTTAAAGCGATACAAGATCAAGCAGCTAAGTTAATTCATATCTCAAACTTTTACTACAGCGAGCCCCAGAGCGAACTGGTGAAATTGCTGGCAGAAGTATCCGGACTTGACCGCGCCTTTCTGTGTAACAGCGGTGCCGAAGCGGTAGAGGGATCTATAAAACTGGCCCGAAAATATGCATCGACCAAAGAAAAGAAGGGATCAATTATATCAATGAAAAATTGCTTCCACGGGCGTACGCTCGGGACCATTGCCATGGGGAAGGAAAAATATCAGAAAGGATTTGGACCACTGCCCGGTGGATTTGAACAAGTGCCGGAGAATGATATTAGTGCGATTAAAAGTAAGATTGATGATGAAACTATTGGAGTAATCATAGAACCTATACAAGGTGAGGGAGGTATTCATCAGATTGAATCAACGTATTTAAAAGAAGTAAGAGCGTTATGTGATCAACACGATGCCCTGCTTATCCTGGATGAGATTCAGTGCGGTATTGGTCGTACGGGCAAGATGTTTGCTTATCAACATTACGATATTAAACCTGACATCATAGCATCAGCCAAAGCTCTGGGCGGTGGATTCCCCATAGGAGCTGTTATCGCTCAGGAGAAAGTAGCTTCGGCTATCAGTCACGGTGAGCATGGAACTACATACGGCGGTAATCCACTGGCTTGTGCTGCTTCTCTTGCTGCATTAAATACCATTATCGATAACGATTTAGCCGAACAAGCAACCGAAAAGGGCGAATACTTTATGGATAAAGTCCGCACCGTAGCCAAAGATTGGGATGCCATTAAAGAAGTGCGCGGAAAAGGCCTGATGATAGGCGTTGAACTTAACTTTGAAGGCGGAAAAGTTGTTGAAGAAATGATGGAGCGAGGAGTGCTTTCGAACTGCGCCTCCGATACAGTGATGAGAATTGTGCCGCCTCTAATTATCACAAAGGATGAACTGGACAAAATATTTGATGTACTCGTTGAATCTATAAAAGAAGTAGAGAAAGAACATGCCAAAGCATAA
- a CDS encoding ATP-grasp domain-containing protein: MSNCVVLLGWSLPAIESVEKLDKPYVVVSFPDFENYANEHDIPFVSWDFNHWDETQNSLQLAEKLKAFDADYAVPLFEETVEWAGALNSIFREDPRLMNRSYLFRNKAMMKRKALLAGLRVGLFEEVYNTSQIHQFMDRLNEANLQLEGEEDAWIHLKPFAAAGTVGHKLLRSRSDIQDKVVDKDFPCLVESHLPGKEFSCEAFIHEGEIKFLNITEYVRLGYSNFVPAGPELQEKRPAIKKAMQKLVDSFGIEYGMIHPEWFLTENDELSFGEVACRIPGGHILELVSKSYGFDAIQALVLCSDPGTTSEELDDFFPDDTKTDVYHGSLMVYPKRGHITKLEFPKELEEDSYFEEHTLYPPSPHKVNDREGFGNHYGTIFFKGEDPKRMQELLRHYREVDFYV, translated from the coding sequence ATGTCAAATTGTGTTGTCCTGCTTGGATGGAGTCTCCCTGCCATTGAAAGCGTAGAGAAACTGGATAAACCTTATGTAGTTGTCAGTTTCCCCGATTTTGAAAATTATGCCAACGAACATGATATTCCTTTTGTAAGCTGGGATTTTAATCACTGGGATGAAACCCAAAACTCCCTGCAGCTTGCTGAAAAGCTAAAAGCCTTTGATGCGGATTATGCGGTACCTCTTTTTGAGGAAACGGTGGAATGGGCCGGAGCATTAAATTCGATTTTCCGTGAAGATCCCAGGCTAATGAACCGGTCTTACCTGTTCCGAAATAAAGCTATGATGAAGCGGAAGGCACTATTAGCCGGTTTGCGGGTCGGTTTATTTGAAGAGGTATACAACACCTCGCAAATCCATCAGTTTATGGACCGACTCAATGAAGCTAACCTACAGCTGGAGGGCGAAGAGGATGCATGGATACATCTGAAGCCTTTTGCCGCAGCCGGGACCGTAGGTCATAAACTGCTGCGCTCCCGCAGTGATATACAGGATAAAGTTGTTGATAAGGATTTTCCCTGCTTGGTTGAGAGTCATCTACCTGGAAAGGAGTTTTCCTGTGAGGCTTTTATCCATGAAGGGGAGATTAAATTTTTGAATATTACTGAATATGTCCGTCTCGGATACTCCAATTTTGTACCGGCGGGTCCGGAATTGCAGGAAAAACGTCCGGCAATCAAAAAGGCAATGCAAAAGCTGGTAGATTCTTTTGGTATAGAATACGGAATGATTCATCCGGAATGGTTTCTCACAGAAAACGATGAGTTGAGCTTTGGAGAGGTAGCCTGTCGCATACCGGGGGGACATATTCTGGAACTGGTGAGCAAATCATATGGATTTGATGCCATACAGGCTCTTGTTTTATGCAGCGATCCGGGTACAACTTCGGAGGAACTGGACGACTTTTTTCCTGATGATACTAAAACTGATGTCTATCACGGAAGCCTGATGGTGTATCCTAAACGAGGTCATATCACCAAGCTGGAATTTCCGAAAGAGCTGGAAGAAGACTCGTATTTTGAAGAGCATACGCTTTATCCGCCAAGTCCGCATAAAGTGAATGACCGCGAAGGATTTGGGAACCACTATGGCACTATTTTCTTTAAGGGAGAAGATCCGAAACGGATGCAGGAGTTACTTCGTCATTACCGAGAGGTTGACTTCTATGTATAA
- the argC gene encoding N-acetyl-gamma-glutamyl-phosphate reductase, whose translation MPKHKIGIVGATGYTGSELVRLLTNHPKVQIDIITSESKAGQKFSEVNSHFNGLTDMVLEPLEKLQDYDLDLVFLALPHGVSMDFIKDWGYEDFRVIDLSGDFRLQSAEIYEQWYGKKHLDPDSIDDAVFGLSELFRNEIRNAQLVANPGCYPTSAILALAPLLKNNFINQSNIIVDSKSGVTGAGATASPKTHFPDVFGNFSAYGLRNHRHTPEIQTSLERYSGDKTEILFTPHLIPIDRGILTTTYSTPKRKLDKKFIEDTLFSFYEKEHFIRVVDDPPNVKNVRGSNYCDIYVTYDERTNKIVTVSTIDNLVKGAAGQAVQNMNIMFGYIERTGLDIIPLSP comes from the coding sequence ATGCCAAAGCATAAAATAGGAATTGTTGGAGCTACCGGTTATACCGGTTCGGAACTGGTTCGTTTGCTGACGAATCATCCCAAGGTACAGATTGACATAATAACCTCGGAAAGCAAAGCAGGACAGAAGTTTTCGGAAGTAAATTCCCATTTTAACGGGTTGACCGACATGGTACTTGAACCGCTTGAAAAGCTTCAGGACTATGATCTCGATCTTGTTTTTCTGGCGCTGCCCCACGGCGTTTCCATGGATTTTATTAAGGATTGGGGATATGAGGATTTTCGGGTAATCGACCTTTCCGGGGACTTCCGTCTACAGTCGGCAGAAATATATGAGCAGTGGTACGGGAAGAAACACTTAGATCCCGACTCCATCGACGACGCAGTTTTTGGACTTTCTGAATTGTTCCGGAACGAGATACGCAATGCCCAACTGGTAGCCAATCCCGGCTGCTATCCCACGTCGGCAATACTGGCTCTGGCTCCCCTGTTGAAAAATAATTTTATCAATCAGAGCAATATTATTGTCGATTCGAAATCGGGAGTGACCGGGGCCGGGGCAACGGCCAGCCCCAAAACCCATTTCCCCGATGTATTCGGAAATTTTTCGGCTTACGGGCTTCGAAATCATCGTCATACTCCGGAAATTCAAACCTCACTTGAAAGGTACAGCGGTGATAAGACAGAAATTCTCTTTACTCCCCATCTGATTCCAATCGACCGGGGAATTCTGACGACCACATATTCCACACCCAAACGGAAGTTAGATAAAAAATTTATTGAGGATACCTTGTTCAGCTTTTATGAAAAAGAGCATTTTATACGGGTTGTTGATGATCCCCCGAATGTTAAAAATGTTCGTGGGTCCAATTATTGCGATATTTACGTTACTTATGATGAGCGAACAAACAAGATTGTCACCGTTTCTACGATCGACAATCTTGTAAAAGGAGCAGCGGGGCAAGCAGTTCAAAATATGAATATTATGTTCGGATATATTGAACGCACCGGACTTGACATCATCCCGCTGAGTCCGTAA